The stretch of DNA AATATGGTGGGAGTTTAGGCGAAACCGGTAGTGTCAATTATTTATTTAAGCATTGCGGCGTTATTCAATATCTAAGTGACATAGCATCGAATGAAAATATTTTAGAAGCAGTTATAGAAATAGATGTAGATGATATTATATCTGATGATACCACCCATACAATCTATACGGATATTGAAAATTTTTCTAAAGTTCTAGAATTTTTAACCGGCAAATACGGTATACCTGAAGACTCTTATATAGGCTGGATTCCATTAAATACAATAATTATAGATGATAAGGGAAAAGCTGAAAAATTACTAAAGCTTGTGGAAGTTTTAGAAGAAAGCGACGATGTACAAAGAGTTTTCGGGAATTATGAGTTATCTGATGATGTTTACGAAATAATACAAGGAGAACAATGACTTATAACGATGCAAATTATCAAATAATTATTTTAGCAGCCGGTAAAGGCACTAGAATGGAGTCCGATTTACCGAAAGTAATGCATAAAGTCGGCGGAGTTCCAATGCTTGAAACGGTATTAAAGAATTCGCTTAACATCACAAATGATGTAATTATAGTTTATTCAGAAGAACTTAAAAAACATTTAACGCCCTATGAAAATATGTGTCGTTTTGTACTGCAAGAAGAACCTAAAGGCACAGCTCATGCTACTTATGCAGCAATAGATTTAATTGATAAAAATAAAACAATATTAGTTTTATACGGTGATCATCCTCTTATTACTCCAAAACTTATGTATGAATTAATAGATTATTTAAGCCTTACTAATTCTGCATTAGTGACTTTAAGCTTTGAGAGAGCAAATCCGGCTCAATATGGAAGAATAGCTACTGATAAAAATGGCGAATTTTTAGAGATAATCGAACATAAAAACGCAAGCGAAGAAGAGAAAAACATAAAACTTTGTAATTCAGGTATTATGGCTTTCAGTAGAGGAATTTTAAATAAATACTTACCTTTATTTGCTACTAATACTAACGGTAATAAGGAAGTTTATTTAACTGAAATAGTAAAAATATGTAAAAATCACGGTGAAAAAGTTTCATATTTATTATCTACTGATCATGATTTAATTGTTGGTGTTAATACTAAAAATGAGCTAGAAGAAACTAATAATATTTTTTCTAAGAACAAGTCTTAGCGTTACCCGCATGGATACTGAGTTGTCATTGCGAGCAGGTGTTGTTGCATGGATCGATTTTCTGTTGTCATCCCCCCCACTTGATTGCGGGATCCAGTTTAAAATACTAATGATATTAGTATTTTAAATTGTTTTTATGGACCCCGTGGTTAAGCCATGGGGTGACACAGTGGATTTTACCGGTCCACGCAACAACACCTGCTCGCAATGACAACTCAGTATCCACGCAAACGCCTTGCGAGAATTACATAGGAAGCCATAGGGGGCGCACAATGCTAAAAATTTTGGAGAGATGGCCGAGTGGTTTAAGGCGCACGCCTGGAAAGCGTGTTCACGGCAACGTGTCGGGGGTTCGACTCCCCTTCTCTCCGCCAGTTTAGTTTATTGTATCAAATTACATAATTTATGTATGGTATTTCCTAAACAAATAGTATCTTGATTATCAAAACAAGGCTGAGAATTGTTAGTATTTATCTCATCTACGGAACTTTCCCAAGCAACTTTTAAATCATTATGTTGATAAAAACTTTTAGCTATTCTATATTCGTCTCTTTGTATATTAAATTTATCAA from Rickettsia helvetica encodes:
- a CDS encoding YebC/PmpR family DNA-binding transcriptional regulator, with amino-acid sequence MAGHSKFKNIQHRKGAQDKKRAKVFTKLIREIVTAAKTGSSNNPENNPRLRNALTAARSQNLPKERIDKAINSANDSSNTENYTEIRYEGYAPNGIAIIVEALTDNKNRTAAEVRSSFTKYGGSLGETGSVNYLFKHCGVIQYLSDIASNENILEAVIEIDVDDIISDDTTHTIYTDIENFSKVLEFLTGKYGIPEDSYIGWIPLNTIIIDDKGKAEKLLKLVEVLEESDDVQRVFGNYELSDDVYEIIQGEQ
- a CDS encoding sugar phosphate nucleotidyltransferase; this encodes MTYNDANYQIIILAAGKGTRMESDLPKVMHKVGGVPMLETVLKNSLNITNDVIIVYSEELKKHLTPYENMCRFVLQEEPKGTAHATYAAIDLIDKNKTILVLYGDHPLITPKLMYELIDYLSLTNSALVTLSFERANPAQYGRIATDKNGEFLEIIEHKNASEEEKNIKLCNSGIMAFSRGILNKYLPLFATNTNGNKEVYLTEIVKICKNHGEKVSYLLSTDHDLIVGVNTKNELEETNNIFSKNKS